The Glycine soja cultivar W05 chromosome 6, ASM419377v2, whole genome shotgun sequence genome has a window encoding:
- the LOC114417140 gene encoding pentatricopeptide repeat-containing protein At3g58590, with the protein MSCHGHGFRHGQLLLNLLEACCTLRSLDATKCLHALSITMGHIPKQSIFIHNNIISSYIALGEVLNARKLFDALPHRTVVSYNTLITAYCRRGNVDDAWNLLCHMRGSGFAPTQYTLTGLLSCELLNHSRGVQLQALSIRNGLLDADAFVGTALLGLFGRLGCWDELFLAFEDMPQKSLVTWNSMVSLLARNGFVEECKILFRDLVGTGISLSEGSVVAVLSGLVDSEEDLEYGEQIHGLMVKCGFGCEITAANSLISVYVRCKAMFAVERLFEQVPVENVVSWNTVIDALVKSERPMMALDLFLNMARRGLMPSQATFVAVIHSCTSLRNSVCGESVHAKIIRSGFESDVIVGTALVDFYSKCDKFISAHKCFDQIEEKNVVSWNALITGYSNICSSTSILLLQKMLQLGYSPNEFSFSAVLKSSSMSNLHQLRGLIIRSGYESNEYVLSSLVMAYTRNGLINEALSFVEEFNNPLPVVPSNIIAGIYNRTSLYHETIKLLSLLEKPDAVSWNIVISACARSNSYDEVFALFKHMHSACIHPDSYTFMSIISVCTKLCLLNLGSSLHGLIIKTNLSNYDTFLGNVLIDMYGKCGSIDSSVKVFEEIMYKNIITWTALITALGLNGFAHEAVMRFQNLELMGLKPDALALRAVLSSCRYGGLVNEGMEIFRQMGTRYGVPPEHDHYHCVVDLLAKNGQIKEAEKIIACMPFPPNANIWRSFLEGYSRQEIAN; encoded by the coding sequence ATGAGTTGCCATGGACATGGTTTCCGACATGGCCAACTCCTCCTCAATTTACTCGAAGCGTGTTGCACCCTTCGGTCCCTCGATGCTACGAAATGTCTCCATGCACTCTCCATCACAATGGGTCACATTCCAAAGCAATCTATtttcatccacaacaacatcatctcctCTTACATTGCCCTTGGCGAAGTGCTTAATGCACGCAAGTTGTTCGACGCTTTGCCCCACAGAACAGTTGTCTCTTACAACACTCTTATCACCGCTTATTGTCGACGCGGGAATGTAGATGATGCTTGGAACTTGCTCTGCCACATGAGGGGGAGTGGTTTTGCTCCTACCCAGTATACCCTCACTGGGTTGTTGTCGTGTGAGTTGTTGAATCATTCTCGGGGTGTTCAGTTGCAGGCATTGAGCATTAGAAATGGACTCCTCGATGCTGATGCTTTCGTGGGTACTGCTTTGTTGGGCTTGTTTGGGAGGCTTGGATGTTGGGATGAACTGTTTTTGGCGTTTGAAGATATGCCCCAGAAGAGCTTGGTGACATGGAACTCCATGGTGTCCTTGCTGGCACGTAATGGGTTTGTTGAAGAGTGTAAGATTTTGTTTCGTGATCTTGTGGGGACAGGGATTTCTTTGTCCGAAGGTTCTGTTGTTGCTGTTTTGTCTGGACTTGTTGATTCTGAGGAGGATTTGGAATATGGTGAACAGATCCATGGCTTAATGGTTAAATGTGGATTTGGTTGTGAAATCACTGCAGCTAATTCTCTCATCAGTGTGTATGTCAGGTGCAAAGCCATGTTTGCGGTGGAAAGATTGTTTGAACAGGTTCCTGTTGAGAATGTTGTGTCCTGGAATACAGTCATTGATGCTTTGGTAAAAAGTGAGAGACCTATGATGGCACTGGATCTGTTTCTGAATATGGCAAGGAGAGGATTGATGCCAAGTCAGGCCACGTTTGTTGCTGTTATTCACTCGTGTACTAGTTTGAGAAACTCAGTATGTGGAGAATCTGTCCATGCTAAGATAATCAGGAGTGGTTTTGAATCTGATGTTATTGTGGGTACTGCATTGGTAGACTTCTACTCCAAAtgtgataaatttatttcagCTCATAAATGTTTTGATCAGATAGAAGAGAAGAATGTGGTTTCTTGGAATGCTTTGATAACGGGTTACTCAAACATTTGTTCTTCCACATCAATTCTGTTGTTACAAAAAATGCTTCAATTGGGTTATTCCCCTAATGAGTTTTCCTTTTCTGCTGTTCTCAAGTCATCTTCAATGTCAAACCTTCATCAGCTCCGTGGTTTGATTATTAGATCAGGTTATGAGAGTAATGAATACGTATTAAGCTCTCTTGTTATGGCTTACACCAGAAATGGTCTCATAAATGAAGCACTTTCATTTGTCGAAGAATTCAATAACCCACTTCCTGTAGTCCCATCTAACATCATTGCTGGAATCTATAACAGAACTAGCCTGTACCATGAAACAATAAAGCTGCTTTCTTTGCTAGAAAAACCTGATGCTGTATCCTGGAACATTGTCATTTCAGCTTGCGCTCGGAGCAATAGTTATGACGAGGTTTTTGCGCTTTTCAAGCACATGCATTCTGCATGCATCCATCCAGATAGTTACACATTTATGAGTATAATATCTGTGTGCACCAAACTTTGCCTTCTCAATTTGGGCAGTTCTCTTCATGGGCTGATTATAAAGACTAATCTTAGTAACTATGACACATTTTTGGGCAATGTACTAATTGACATGTATGGGAAGTGTGGAAGCATTGATAGTTCAGTGAaggtttttgaagaaattatgtacaaaaatattattacatggACAGCTTTAATTACTGCCCTTGGGCTGAATGGTTTTGCTCATGAGGCGGTGATGAGATTCCAAAACCTGGAATTGATGGGGTTGAAACCTGATGCATTAGCACTCAGAGCAGTGCTTTCTTCTTGCAGATACGGTGGATTAGTAAACGAAGGCATGGAAATTTTCAGGCAGATGGGAACCAGGTATGGGGTTCCACCAGAACATGATCATTACCATTGCGTAGTAGACCTCCTGGCTAAAAATGGACAAATCAAGGAAGCTGAGAAAATCATTGCATGCATGCCATTCCCACCAAATGCCAACATATGGCGTAGCTTCCTTGAAGGTTACAGTAGGCAAGAAATTGCAAATTGA